The following coding sequences lie in one Macrobrachium nipponense isolate FS-2020 chromosome 45, ASM1510439v2, whole genome shotgun sequence genomic window:
- the LOC135214354 gene encoding uncharacterized protein LOC135214354 has translation MQSISRTLLALRQTCLLGRRTYFTTGARWKNIDNLVRRFLINSNGPKKKRRWYETNMLQNPTHLAQPQLKGEKNSHRLHVLNKVFLEKICDLLSTGRLSALFVGYGLEISRVQVAAGMTSVNVHWYCTGSDVDDNISKLLESSANHIRFELSKQNMIGRVPPILFVKDRRYYKIMEVERCLALADFGEDFVPSDPTHHVKTNLVLREELGDEITKALKITEENNEDFFKEALKLSASLSHKEEKIDLPSDLPVMRDEVLGVNTQKIFTLVKQSMTRARAEHRKVSNDSSFSQSASFPSVSGAPRTEEIRQWVNKYKNLRKKQKQTKNLDDAYLSLPQYIDDDDDYNEEILPEEEKDYMEENFYLDMHEKT, from the exons ATGCAGAGCATCTCCAGGACATTGCTAGCTCTACGACAGACATGTCTCCTGGGAAGGCGGACTTATTTTACAACTGGAGCCCGATGGAAAAACATCGACAACTTGGTCCGGAGGTTCCTCATTAATTCCAACGGACCCAAAAAGAA GCGAAGATGGTACGAGACGAATATGCTACAGAATCCCACGCATCTGGCTCAGCCACAATTAAAGGGAGAAAAAAACTCGCACCGTCTCCATGTTTTAAACAAGGTGTTCCTGGAAAAAATATGTGACCTCTTGTCAACTGGAAGACTATCAGCTTTATTTGTGGGATATGGTTTAGAAATCTCAAGG GTTCAAGTTGCTGCTGGCATGACTAGCGTTAATGTCCACTGGTACTGTACTGGGTCAGATGTGGATGATAACATCTCAAAACTTCTTGAAAGCAGTGCAAATCATATTCGATTTGAATTAAGCAAACAGAATATGATTGGAAGGGTTCCGCCCATACTGTTTGTGAAGG ACCGTCGCTATTATAAAATTATGGAAGTGGAAAGATGTCTCGCCTTGGCTGACTTTGGAGAAGACTTTGTACCCTCAGATCCCACTCACCATGTGAAAACTAACTTGGTATTGAGAGAGGAATTAGGTGATGAAATCACG AAAGCTCTCAAAATTACAGAAGAAAACAATGAGGACTTTTTCAAAGAAGCTCTCAAGTTATCGGCGTCTTTGTcacacaaagaagaaaaaatagatctTCCCAGTGATTTGCCTGTTATGAGGGATGAAGTCTTAGGAGTTAACACCCAAAAAATATTTACGCTG GTTAAACAAAGCATGACTCGAGCCAGAGCAGAACATCGCAAAGTTTCAAATGATTCGTCATTCTCCCAAAGCGCATCGTTTCCCTCTGTGTCTGGTGCACCTCGAACTGAAGAAATCAGACAGTGggtcaataaatacaaaaatctgCGGAAAAAGCAAAAACAGACCAAGAACTTGGATGATGCATATCTCTCTCTGCCTCAGTAcattgatgacgatgatgattacAATGAGGAAATTTTACCCGAGGAAGAGAAAGATTACATGGAAGAAAACTTCTATTTAGATATGCATGAGAAAACTTGA